AATGGTAGTCACAGTAGAAAACCTCATCATCATGACCAAGGAGAGGCTGAAGACTGTGAGAGACGTGAGAGAGCTAGGCCAGACCCTCATGGTGTTCGGTGCAGCACTGGAAGAGGTTAAGGACCAGATAACAAGCATCTACCCCAACCTCAACCTAGCATTTGAGGAGATAACCAGAACCGTTAAGAACATGATAGTCGAGACAAGCATGGACATAGTGGGCGAGGTTGACCCGGCAATAATATCCCACGACGCGCTAAAGGTACTAGATGAAGCAATGAGGATGGCCGAGGAGAGGATAAAGAGCGAGTTCCCAGAGCCCCCCGTGGAGCCCATCATACACCTCGAGACGAGAAAGCAACCAAAGAAGACACCAGTGCCAGTAGCCGTGCCAGCAGCACCCAGCTCCACGAGATCTGTGATGCCACAAGTTGCTATAGCCAGGCGCGAGCAGCAAAATCTTGAGGAGCTAGTACTAAACTATATCAGAGAACACAACGGCTACCTAGACCTCAAAGACTTTACAACACGCTACGGCGTAGCAAGGGATGAAGTGCTACGTGCACTATACAAGCTCGCAGAGAAAGGCCTCATAAAACTCTCCTAAAACCCATAGGCTATCGGGGCTCATGCTAGAGTTTTTCAAGCTCCTCGAGTATATCCTCCGTGAGTCTCCACCCAAGTGCCCCAAGTATTTCTCTCAAATGATCCATATTCTCTGTCTTGGGTATAGCGATAACACGCGGCCTGGATATGAGGTAGTTTAACGCTATCTGGATAGCTGTTTTACCCAGCTTCCTGGACAGCTCCAGGAGTTTGGGATGTTTTGCTACAGCACCACGCTCAAGAGGTGTATATGCTTGTATGGTAACGCCATACTTGAGCGCTATAGGGAGAAGCTCTTCTTCAACATGCCTCTTGTGCAAGATGCTATAGTGAACTTGGTTTACAACTATTTCAGCTCTCGACGTTGCGTGGATGGCTTCTAGAAGTTCTTCCGGGCCGAAGTTGCTTACACCTATGTACCTTGCATACCTCCCATAGATTATGCGCTCAAACCTCCTAACCTGAACACTTATGGGTAATTGATAGTTTGGCCAATGTATAAGAAATAGATCAACCATACCAACACCTAGCCTTCTCACACTTGCCCTTGCAGCCTTCTCTATCTCCTCCTCGCTCACAAGCCTCTCTGGCAGCATCTTAGTAGTAATGAAGACCCGGTCACGACCGACACTACTAACTACGCGGCCTACAAGTTTCTCGGCAAATCCAGCCCCATACATCTCAGCTGTATCTATGAGGTTAACCTTGCCCGATTCTATAGCAGCTAGCATAACTTGGTAAGCAGCCTCGGGCCTGCGTATAGCCCACGTGCCAAGTCCTATAGCTGAAACCCTATCCTTGCCAATAAGCTTCCAGTCACTATTATCAATGGAGTAGCGTGGCAAGACAGAATCCAGCCCCACATACCAGCATTATGGCTCTTTTACCCTTAATTTTTACGGAGCTTTTGGCTTGGATATTGCCATGCTGTATTCGGATCTGTTATTTCGATCCAATAGACTTTACGTCTACCGCTATGAAGCATAATGTTAAATTTAGCTAAATCAATATCTTTACTTTAACACGCTATCCCCATTGGAAGATCAATAACTATTTTGCTGCTACCATCAAGGCGCTACCCTGCGCATAACCAGCAATGAACCGTCTTGCATTGAGGAATTCCTGGGCTTGAGGTTTAAGGGGTTAGAGGCTGGTATCATGACTCCCCTGGCTTTTAACACCGGGCCATGCTATGGTTAAGACTACCATAGTGGGGCTCATCGGTGTCCGCTGGACTCCATAGACTTGAAGCTATAGCTAGGAGCTATGCACTAGCTGCTGTTAAGGCTGACCGTGAGGGGAGGATACAAGAGGCCATAGCGAACTATAAGAAGGCAATAGAGGTACTAGCGAAGATAGTTAGTCTGTATCCTGACAATCCGCTGGCACATGTCTATCGTGGGATTATACAGCAGTACCAGAGGAGGGTTGAGCAGCTCGAAAAGCTTGGAGTGCCGGCTACTCCTGCTGAGGCAGAGCAGCTTGAGGATTGGATTGTCGCGGAGAAACCCAAGATTCGCTTCAGTGATATAGCTGACCTTGAGCATGCCAAGCAGGCAATCAGGGAGGCTATCATATATCCCGTTAGGAGACCAGAGCTGTTCCCGCTGGGCTGGCCGCGTGGCATACTCTTGTTTGGCCCGCCAGGCTGTGGTAAGACTATGCTCGCAGCTGCTGTCGCCAATGAAGTTGACGGCGTGTTCTTCAACGTCGACGCTGCTACCATTATGAGTAAGTGGCTTGGAGAGGCTGAGAAGAGGGTTAGGATGCTCTTCGAGAAGGCTAGGGAGGTTGCTAGGTCTGGCAGACCAGCAATAATCTTTATAGACGAAATCGACGCGCTACTCGGCGTCTATGAGAGCGAGGTTGGCGGCGAGGTTCGTGTTAGGAACCAGTTCCTCAAGGAGATGGATGGCCTCCAGGATAAGAGCAATAAGCTCCACGTATACGTTATAGGTGCTACGAATAAGCCATGGAAGCTCGACGAGCCCTTCATAAGGAGGTTCCAGAGGAGGATATACATACCGCCACCGGACAAGAAGGCGCGCCTAGAGATATTCAAGCTGTACACGCGCAATCTCAAACTTGCACCAGATGTCGACCTCGAGAAGCTTGCTGAGATGACCGAGGGCTATAGCGCGAGCGACATAAAGGATATCGTCATGGAGGCTCACCTCCGCACTATTAGGGAGCTGTTCGAGGAACGGGGTGGCGAGGGCGACCCGAGACCGATAACTATGGAGGACTTTATAGCAGCAATAAGGTCTAGGAGGCCGAGCATAACGCCAGAAATGATTAGGCGCTACGAGGAGTGGTATGAGAGGTTCAGGGGCTAGCGTGGAACCTTACCATATGACTATTTCGCGATATATTGAGCGGGGCCTCCTGGCCTCCTCCCTGCATAGCAGTATGCGGCTGTGCACTCTACCACAGTGGGGGCACCTAGCTCCGTCACCTCCTCCAGCTGGCTGGGCGTGTATCCTAACACCCCACGGCTTCCTCGACAATAGCGGTTTTCCACAGCTGCACAATGTGTCGGTGACTGTGTAGCTCTCATCCCGGTAGAGGTAGACAAAGCCAAGGCCCTTATTCCGGAGCTTTTCTACGATTGTGTACGCCCGGTCAGCTGCCTCCTCCGATAATGGTATGACGTGTATCGCTGCCTCTGTATACTTTGAGGCCAGGTCGCTCACGATTACTCCGGCCCGGCGACTGCCATCGTAGAGTACGTGTATCTCGACTATGCGGAATTGCTCGTAGACCCTTGGGAGAATAGAGGTTACATGGTCAGGCATTGGCGGCTTCTCCACCGCGAGGACGTACTCGAAGACTGCAACGCTGTAGCCGTTACTAGCCGCTTCCTCCAGCCGCCGCTCCGAGACAAGCCCCGTAGTCCTAAACGCATAGACCCTTGGCGCGTAGCCGCCAAGGATGCTCTTCAGCTTTGAGGGCAACTCTAGCACCCAGTCCTGGAGCAGCGGCTCGCCGCCATCAACCAGTAGTACGTGGGGCCTCGCGAGACGGAGTCTTGCAAGCTCGTTGTCTCCGAGTCTGCGCAGCACTAGTCCCTGGGGACTAGCGTACTGTGACCAGAAACAGACACCACAGCGCCACGGAGCGCCCGGCACCATGATTCTTGCTGTTAAGCCCCCGGGACATGTATGGTATAGTGGCACTTCTTCAACCGGTAGGAGAGACATGTAGACAGCATGCCAGGGATAGAGGTCGCCTTGCCTGGATGCATCCACCACGCCGCAGCTGCTCCCACCGCTGCACGATAGTGGACAACGGTTACACGGCAAGGCCTCCGGCCGTCCCTCCCTACCTCCTGTAGAGCCACTCCCTGCTAGCATACCTGGGGGCCAGCTGTTCTGCCAACCTTTTCTCCTCGCCGGACAACGCGTCAATACGTATTGCATCGTAACCCAGTGCTATACGGAACCCCTCCACGAGGGCTACCGCCACCTCCCAGTAGTGGAGTTCGCGGCCAAGAAGCTGGGAGAGCGTTGCTACGCGGTCCCTTATCCTTAATGCTCCATGGCTTTCGAGCTTTGCCCTAGGGACGCGGAGGACCCTCTCCATCACGTCAAGGTTCGTGGCGTACAGCACGGTGCCATGCTGTAACACCGCTGTGGCCGTCCTAGCCTGCGCATTGCCCGAAACCTTTCTGCCACCAGCCACCACGTCGTTGATAGGCTTGTACTCTGCCTCCACACCGAGAATGCGAAGTGCCTCTACAACGCCGCGACAGAGCACACGGTAGCTCATGGCTACATCACGCAGCTCTGGACGGCCCTCAAGCCCCAGGACTATGGAGTAGGTGACCTCTCCATCGGTGTCATGGTAAACGCTTCCGCCCCCAGTAAACCTGCGAACAACGTCTATGCCTAGCTTCCTAGCCTCCTCCAGGTCTACGCTAGACTCTAGCCTCTGAAACCGTCCAATGGTTACCGCGTGGGGGCGGAAACGGTAAATGCGGAGCGTGTCGGGTATCCTTCCCATACTCCGCAGCCTAAGCAGCGCCTCGTCCACCGCCATCTGCCAGACTGCTGGAGCACCCTCTAGGTCCAATATGACCCGCAGCGTCCCCCGCACAAATCATCCCCCGAGGGCATGCAATGCCAGGCCACCTATTAGGCCACAGTCTGCCGTGCACAATTTAAACACGCGTTGTGCCGACTACGATAGGGTTTAGGGTCTTGCTACGTGTCGCAGTTATAGGCGGCGGAGCAGCTGGGATGGCTACTGCTAGCCGCGTCAAGCGCCTTCTACGGGACCGCGCTGAGGTAGTGGTGTTCGAGAAAACGCCATGGGTTAGCTTTGCCCTTTGCGGCACCCCCTACTACCTGAGCTGCAAGGTGAAGACGCTCAATGATCTCCTCCACTATCCCCTTGAGGAGTTTACGGAGAAGCGCGGCATAAATGTGATGCTTAGGACGGAAGTTACCGACGTGGAGCTTGACGCTAGGAGGCTCAGGTACCGGAGGCTAGACACTGGCGAGACCGGTGTCTACGAGTTCGACTATGTCGTATTCGCCACTGGTGCTAGGCCACGAGCGCCCAAGAATTGGCTACGATTCCGCAACGTCTTCACCCTTCACAGTCTCGCAGACGCTGATAGGCTTAGAGAGGCCGTTGTAAGGGATTCTGTACGCCGCGTCATAGTAATCGGTGCCGGCTATACAGGGATAGAAGCCGCTGACAACATCGCACTGCTAGGCCGCAGGGTCGTCATAGTGCATAGTAGCAAGAGGATTCTCAGCCGCAGCCTAGACCCGGATATAGCTGAAAAGGTTGAAGAACGTGCAAAAACTGCCGGAATAGAGTTCGTCCTTGGCAGAAGCGTAGTAGATGTAGAGGGCTCTGAGGGCTACGCTAGGAGTGTAGTCTTAGACAACGGGGAGAAGATGTATGGCGACCTCTTCGTAGTTAGCATGGGCATAGAGCCCAACGTCGAGCTTGCCCGGAGGGCGGGGGTGAGGATAGGCGGGACTGGAGCAATCTGGGTCGATACTAGGCTTAGGACGAGTAGAGAGGAGGCATACGCTGTCGGAGATGTTGCTGAGACCGTCGACATACTCACCGGGGAGAGAATATGGTGGCCCTTCGCCACTGCAGCCAATAAGATGGGGTTTGTAGCTGGGACAAACATTGCGGGAGGCGATGCATTCTTCCCCGGCGTTGTTAGGACTAGGGCCATGGGGGCCTTTGGCCTCTACATTGCCGGCACTGGTCTACTGGAGGAGGAGGCTCGTAGAATGGGCTTTGACGTGGTAACTGCAACTCTAACAGCTCATACCAGGGCCAGGTATATGGGCCACGGGCCGGAGATAGTGTTGAAGGTGCTCGCAGATGCTAACACTGGTATGCTTTTGGGAGCACAAGCATTGTCTGAGGATCCGAGCGCCTTCTGGAGGATTGCTGTGGTTGCGACACTACTGATGAAGAAGGCTAGCGTTTGGGACCTCTTCAACGCCGATATAGGCTATTGGCCCGGGGTGAACACTGTATGGGACCCACTGGTTGTTGCAGCGAGACTGCTATTACGCAGGCTCGGCACGAGGCCTAGGGAGGTTTCCCGCCAAGATACCGGCTCCAAAGGGGCCTAGAGACCACGGTGTTAAAGGCAAACAACGCGTAACCTGCAACTATTAAGGCTGGAGAGGGTTCTGCTACAACCTTCTCAGCCATGGAGGCTAGGGCGAGCCATGCAAACGAGTATATTGCTGCAGCCAGTCTCGCCCTGGTCTTCTTATCGTTTTCGAGCACCGGCAACACCCAGTTCTTGGCTGGGAGTAGTAGGAGCCCGGCAGCCAGCAAACCCACGTCTATGCCGAGTAGCTTTACCGCCGACATGTAGGTTGGACTTGTGGCTGCAGCATAGCCGGCCAGGGGGGTGGAGGCTGCGGCGGCGAGGGAGACGTATTCCAGCGTGTCGAGCCTCCTCCAAAATAGCATGCAGAGCACGCACAACGCAACCGCAACAAGGATGCCACCAACAACGTCTACGGGGTAATGTACACCCAGCACTACCCGGGAATAGGATACCGCTGCAACGTGTAGAACTCCCACAGCAGTTAGGACCGGGCTACGGGTATAGAACGCTATAACGAGCCAGAACGCGGTAGAAAGAGCGGCATGACCACTCGGAAATCCAGGCCCCGAAGCCTCTACCAGCCAATGCTCCCTCGGAGGCCTAGGCATTCCGAGGCCAACCTTCAACGCCACAACAATACTGGACACGCTTACTAGGCTCGCAACAAGCCTTAAGCCAAAACCGCTCGGCCCCAGCGTGTAAATGAGCAGACCCACAAGCATGTAGAGGGCTTCCTCGCCTAGCAGCGAGGAGACCTTGCAGACCGCCACCGAACCTGCAAGACAGCCAGCAGCCTCACCCATCGCGCCAAGGAGTAACAGCAGCGCTAACATCCTAAGCCTGCGCTTACCGGGCGTCTCCATGCCCAGGCTTTCCTCTCAATTCGCGCTCTCGGAGTAGCCAGGGTAGCCGCGTCTACTTAAGCTGTTACGCTACCAGGGCCTACCGGTGCTAGTGCTACAGCCCTGAGGCTTAACGTCAGGGCTGGGGCTTCCCAGAGTGTAGGCTGGGAGGTGATTACTTGAAGGTAGCAATAGTGACAGGGAGAAGGGCTACAAGCTTTTTACGCGATATCGCGCGAGAGCTAAGCAAAAGGATCGGCTGGACCGTAGACGTTGTTGCTGTACCGGTGGAGGTTGCAGCTCTCATACCGCGTGAGGCTCTCGAGCAAACCATTGAGAGGCTAGACTGTAGCTACGATATGGTTATCGTGCCGGGAACTCTGCCCTATAGCTTAGATGAGATACGGGCTCCGGACTGCCTCACTATTGTCAAGGGCCCAATCGACCCAACTGACTTGCTCATCCTCGCGGAGCTTGGTGAGGAGGGGCTCCGGGAGCTGAGGGAGAATAGGGTTCTCTCGCCGGAGCTAGTTGCTGGTAGGTGGCTTGAGGAGCTAAAGCGTCATCACAATGAGACGTTGAGTATTGAGGTTTGCGGTGTCCGGGTACCAGTTAGGCCTCCGCCAATAGTGGTTGCTGCTGAGCTATACTACCGACCCGGTCTCAGCATAGCCGATAGGGTTGAGCAGTTACTCTCAATGGGCGCTGACATCGTGGTCATGGGCTTCGGAGCAGACATAGACCCAGGAGAGGCCATGGAGGTTGTTAGGACTGCTGCAAGGATTGCCGGTCAAGTAGCCATTGATAGTCCCGACAAAAAGCTAGTAGCTAGAGCCGTGAAGGAGGGCTACGCATGTCTCGCCTTCACTGCTAGCGAGGCTAGCAAGCTGCTTGACCTGCTCCCTAGAGGCTCTAGCGTCGTGGTAGCACCATATAGGGCGGACTATAGCGTACCCAGCAACCCCCATGAAAGAGTCGCGCTCCTCCAGAGACTAGTCAGGGAGGCTAGGAGCCGGGGCCTCACACCCATAGCTGACCCCCTAGTCGAGCCACCGGGCCACGGGTTTGCCAAGAGCGTTACAGCGTACATCCTAGCCTCGGAGGTTATTGACACACCGCTCCTCGCAGGAATAGCAAACGTGTATGAGCTAGTAGATGCTGACAGCCACGGCCAGATTGCCGTGCTAACCCAGCTCTACGGCGAGGCTGGCGCCTCAATAATGCTCGTAACCGAGGAAAGCCGTAAGTCGAGATTTGCAGTAGCAGAGGCAGCCATAGCAGCTACGCTTACAGGGCTATCCCTGCTGAAGAAGAGGCCACCCAAAGAGCTAGGACTAGGCTTATTCTATGCTAAGGAGAAGAGGCCACGTAAAGGGGTTCCTCTTGCATCTAAGCCCGAGAGAGTCTACGATGCCTCTAAGCTCGCAGCCTGGGTTAGCTTCCGCCAGGACCGGCTCGGCAACCACCTCATAGCCGTGGAGGGCGGAGTTATAAGAGACTTGTACATTGGGAGCCGGGGCATTGTGGAAGTTAGGGGTAGAAGAGCTGAAGACATATACAAGGCCATAACGTATCTCGGCTTGGCAAGCGAACCATCCCACTATGCGTATCTCGGCTACGAGCTGTGCAAGGCTGAGCTGGCGTTAGAGCTTGAGTTAAGCTACGTACAGGAAGAGCCTCTCATAACACCGCCGTGGAAAAATGCACTCATCTACAGTGTCCGCGAAAAGAGGCCACGAAGGCTAGGATGACTGCTGCTCCTGGCTCTCCTGTGCAGGCTTTATCACGACGCTCCTGCCGCGCCACTCGTAGCGGCCCTCCCTGAGGGCCTTGAGTAGCTCTAGTGCCTGCTTGTCGTTAGGGTGCTTCTTTAGGTGTCTTTCAAGCCTCCGTATTAGGCGCAGCTTCCTGCTCATAGCTTAGCACCATGTTGTGCTATAGGCCTATAGGCGGGGCCCTAAAGAGCCTAACTATCCCCAGGGGCTATGATGAGCAGCTGCCTGGTTGCAGAGCCCCGAGGAAGCAGGGGCGATGCAGTTAACCCCCCTTCGCTGAGCCTTGGGCAAGTTTTGAGCGTATAACTACAGCCATGTCGGGATAGTCGGTCGCTATTCCGTCAACGCCGCGTCTGGCAAGCTCTACTACCAGGTTTGGCTCATTAACTGTCCACGCTACCACACGTAGCCCGAGCCGGTGGGCAAAGGATACAGCCTTGGCAGTTGCTAGGGGGTAGCGTGGCAATACTAACTCGCAGCGGAGCCGTCGACACTCAACAATCTTTCCTGGCGGCTTGAAGTAGATGATACCGGCTGGGATGCGGGACGCCCGGCTCTTAACAGTCTTCACCACTTCCTCGTGGAAGCTTATGATGGCTACATAATCCTCTGCCGTTTCGGACAAAATAAGGTCTATTAGAGTGTGAGTATCACTGGGCTCCTTCACCTCTAGGAATAACGCTATCCTTCCGCGAGCCTCAGCCAGCAGCTCCTCAATCCTTGGCACGTACTCGCCACCGGGCAGCTCTACCCTTCTAACCTCCTCGTAGCTAGCCGAACGTATATCGAGAATTCCCCCGCCATGTTTTACGACTGGATCATGACTAGCTACTAGCACACCGTCACCGGTTCGCTGCACATCAAACTCAGCTATGTCTGCACCAGCTTCTATAGCCTTTCTGAGTGCAGTAATTGTGTTCTCGGGGGCTAGGCCAGCTGCACCACGATGACCCACAACTGCGAAAGGCTTACGCGACAACCGTTCAAGAACAAGGTTCACGGCCTACCCCTCTCTCCTGCAGACGGGCCTAACTACCTCTATGTAGTCTTCGAGCTGTGCCACATCCTCTAGCCTACTTGGCGGCTTCTCTACATGCATTATCTTGACTATTGATGCTGGCTGGTTTAGGCTACATGCAAGTTCTTCCAGGTCGCGGAGGGCGCGCGCTTCAACTGTTTCAAGACCCAGGCTCTTAGCCCTAGGTCCTAGCACCCTGTTAGCAACTATGGCCTCAACATTCAGCTTCTCGCTCCTAAACTTGTCAACAACCATGCGTGCCTCGTATACAGGCAGTGGTTCCGGAGTTGCCACAATTATGAAGCTTGTCCGTTGTGAGTTCCTAATCTCGTCCCAGAGCTGAGTATAGCGGTTTTTCATCTCTTCCAGCTTCTCCAGTACAGGGTCGCTAGGCTTAACCTTACGGCCAAGAGCTTGAGCAATAGCATAGCGCAGCGATACTATGCGTTCGCGCAGCTCTATGAGCCTATTTACCCAGAACACGTAGAGCTTAGGGAGGAGCACTACCCTTACAGCTACACCCGTCGGCGGCGTATCTATAACCACATAGTCTACATCTCTCCTAGCATACAAGCTTGCCAGTATCCTTAGAAAGATCTCCTCCTCGAATCCTGGCGACTCACGTATAGCCTTGACGATATCGTCTATGCCTAGTGCCGAGAGCCCCGGAATAAGACGGCGTAGTAGTAACGCATACTCCTCCGAGACTTTGCGGGCAAGCACATCAATACCATATTAACCGCTCTTAGCCCAGGCTTAACCTCGGCTTCCTCTAGGGGCTTACGGAGCCCAAGGTATTCTAGGAGGTGGCCAGCAGGATCAAGACTTGCAAGTAGAACCTTGCCACCACTAGCACTAAGCTCATATGCAAGCCTTATGCAAACAGTTGTTTTGCCAACACCGCCCTTGCCAGTAACTATAACTATGTGTGGTTTAGACCAAGCCGATACATCGAGACCATCAATAATCCTCAAGGCTCGCTACCACTCCCCGCCAAACCTGCTAAAGAAGTCTGCTATGGTATCACTGCCCCTCCACGTCCGGTCAAATAGTATGTGAACCTCCTTTTCAAGATAGGGAGCTAACTCAGCAGCAATACCAAGAGGCGCGAGAGGGAGGCCCACAAGGCTTCCAAGCACCATGCTTAGAAACGCGTGTTCAAGCTCTATGTACTCTAGCTCTAAGGCCTCAACGCTCTGTTCGATGAGAGCTTCACCCATACCTTTAAGAAATGCAAAGAACTCCCTAACAACGCGCAACAACTTGCCAAAGAGGCTCAATGTTGTACCCACGCTCCCATTCTAGGCTTGACTGTATACGCCTGCGAGAAAAATACTATCGCTGGGAGAGGCAGAGAATGTTGAAAGTATGAGAGGGTTGAGACCTCGAAAAAACCGTGTGGGAGAGTGTCTTACAGAAGTTCCTTCTCTCATGCTGGCTGGGTTCCTGCTTGCTTCTTAATCATTTGCAGTCCGCGGACGAAGAGGTATAATAGCACTAGATCTAGCGCGAGCGATATCGCAACGATGCTGCCTGCGCCGTACTTCTGTATCGGCGGGTACTTTGGCGCAACGTATACCAGCCACCAGAACAGAGCTACCGTCACTGTTATCCATAGGAACCATGCTGGCACTTGTATTAGCCAGGTGACTTTGCCACGCACCTTGAGTATGGCGTATACCCACAGGGCGCTGGTTAGTAGTGCTAGTGCTGCTAGTAGCTGGTTGGTGCCAGCGAAGGCAGGCCATATGATGTTATATGCTGGCTGTAACTTGCCACCAATCATTACGTATGGATAGGCTAGCACGAAGCCTATAGCTGCTGCTATGAAGCTTGCCGAATACCTGTTAGCGATAAGCTTGTATGCTGAGCGGCTCCTCTCCTCTAGCCAGTCGAACATCTCCTGCCACGCGAACCTGGCAAGCCTTGTTGCAGTGTCAAGCGTTGTTAGAATGAATGATGCTAGAGCTACTGCCGCAAAACTTGCCATCACCTTGCCGACAGTGTCTAGGCTGCCGAACGCCTTACCAACCATGTAGCCGTAGCCATAGATGA
This DNA window, taken from Hyperthermus butylicus DSM 5456, encodes the following:
- a CDS encoding aldo/keto reductase, with translation MPRYSIDNSDWKLIGKDRVSAIGLGTWAIRRPEAAYQVMLAAIESGKVNLIDTAEMYGAGFAEKLVGRVVSSVGRDRVFITTKMLPERLVSEEEIEKAARASVRRLGVGMVDLFLIHWPNYQLPISVQVRRFERIIYGRYARYIGVSNFGPEELLEAIHATSRAEIVVNQVHYSILHKRHVEEELLPIALKYGVTIQAYTPLERGAVAKHPKLLELSRKLGKTAIQIALNYLISRPRVIAIPKTENMDHLREILGALGWRLTEDILEELEKL
- a CDS encoding ArsA family ATPase, encoding MLARKVSEEYALLLRRLIPGLSALGIDDIVKAIRESPGFEEEIFLRILASLYARRDVDYVVIDTPPTGVAVRVVLLPKLYVFWVNRLIELRERIVSLRYAIAQALGRKVKPSDPVLEKLEEMKNRYTQLWDEIRNSQRTSFIIVATPEPLPVYEARMVVDKFRSEKLNVEAIVANRVLGPRAKSLGLETVEARALRDLEELACSLNQPASIVKIMHVEKPPSRLEDVAQLEDYIEVVRPVCRREG
- a CDS encoding FAD-dependent oxidoreductase yields the protein MLRVAVIGGGAAGMATASRVKRLLRDRAEVVVFEKTPWVSFALCGTPYYLSCKVKTLNDLLHYPLEEFTEKRGINVMLRTEVTDVELDARRLRYRRLDTGETGVYEFDYVVFATGARPRAPKNWLRFRNVFTLHSLADADRLREAVVRDSVRRVIVIGAGYTGIEAADNIALLGRRVVIVHSSKRILSRSLDPDIAEKVEERAKTAGIEFVLGRSVVDVEGSEGYARSVVLDNGEKMYGDLFVVSMGIEPNVELARRAGVRIGGTGAIWVDTRLRTSREEAYAVGDVAETVDILTGERIWWPFATAANKMGFVAGTNIAGGDAFFPGVVRTRAMGAFGLYIAGTGLLEEEARRMGFDVVTATLTAHTRARYMGHGPEIVLKVLADANTGMLLGAQALSEDPSAFWRIAVVATLLMKKASVWDLFNADIGYWPGVNTVWDPLVVAARLLLRRLGTRPREVSRQDTGSKGA
- a CDS encoding Snf7 family protein, which gives rise to MSAIISRLLGFLGVGEHKQPSLKERIDHAIVKLELLEDRVAELRYRFEKRSRELFEKVVVLLRRGEKSRAAIYAGEVSQVRNILKMVVTVENLIIMTKERLKTVRDVRELGQTLMVFGAALEEVKDQITSIYPNLNLAFEEITRTVKNMIVETSMDIVGEVDPAIISHDALKVLDEAMRMAEERIKSEFPEPPVEPIIHLETRKQPKKTPVPVAVPAAPSSTRSVMPQVAIARREQQNLEELVLNYIREHNGYLDLKDFTTRYGVARDEVLRALYKLAEKGLIKLS
- a CDS encoding ArsA-related P-loop ATPase: MRIIDGLDVSAWSKPHIVIVTGKGGVGKTTVCIRLAYELSASGGKVLLASLDPAGHLLEYLGLRKPLEEAEVKPGLRAVNMVLMCLPAKSRRSMRYYYAVLFRGSRH
- a CDS encoding lipoate--protein ligase family protein, encoding MRGTLRVILDLEGAPAVWQMAVDEALLRLRSMGRIPDTLRIYRFRPHAVTIGRFQRLESSVDLEEARKLGIDVVRRFTGGGSVYHDTDGEVTYSIVLGLEGRPELRDVAMSYRVLCRGVVEALRILGVEAEYKPINDVVAGGRKVSGNAQARTATAVLQHGTVLYATNLDVMERVLRVPRAKLESHGALRIRDRVATLSQLLGRELHYWEVAVALVEGFRIALGYDAIRIDALSGEEKRLAEQLAPRYASREWLYRR
- a CDS encoding glycerophosphodiester phosphodiesterase: MNLVLERLSRKPFAVVGHRGAAGLAPENTITALRKAIEAGADIAEFDVQRTGDGVLVASHDPVVKHGGGILDIRSASYEEVRRVELPGGEYVPRIEELLAEARGRIALFLEVKEPSDTHTLIDLILSETAEDYVAIISFHEEVVKTVKSRASRIPAGIIYFKPPGKIVECRRLRCELVLPRYPLATAKAVSFAHRLGLRVVAWTVNEPNLVVELARRGVDGIATDYPDMAVVIRSKLAQGSAKGG
- a CDS encoding DUF4346 domain-containing protein, which codes for MKVAIVTGRRATSFLRDIARELSKRIGWTVDVVAVPVEVAALIPREALEQTIERLDCSYDMVIVPGTLPYSLDEIRAPDCLTIVKGPIDPTDLLILAELGEEGLRELRENRVLSPELVAGRWLEELKRHHNETLSIEVCGVRVPVRPPPIVVAAELYYRPGLSIADRVEQLLSMGADIVVMGFGADIDPGEAMEVVRTAARIAGQVAIDSPDKKLVARAVKEGYACLAFTASEASKLLDLLPRGSSVVVAPYRADYSVPSNPHERVALLQRLVREARSRGLTPIADPLVEPPGHGFAKSVTAYILASEVIDTPLLAGIANVYELVDADSHGQIAVLTQLYGEAGASIMLVTEESRKSRFAVAEAAIAATLTGLSLLKKRPPKELGLGLFYAKEKRPRKGVPLASKPERVYDASKLAAWVSFRQDRLGNHLIAVEGGVIRDLYIGSRGIVEVRGRRAEDIYKAITYLGLASEPSHYAYLGYELCKAELALELELSYVQEEPLITPPWKNALIYSVREKRPRRLG
- a CDS encoding AAA family ATPase, which codes for MSAGLHRLEAIARSYALAAVKADREGRIQEAIANYKKAIEVLAKIVSLYPDNPLAHVYRGIIQQYQRRVEQLEKLGVPATPAEAEQLEDWIVAEKPKIRFSDIADLEHAKQAIREAIIYPVRRPELFPLGWPRGILLFGPPGCGKTMLAAAVANEVDGVFFNVDAATIMSKWLGEAEKRVRMLFEKAREVARSGRPAIIFIDEIDALLGVYESEVGGEVRVRNQFLKEMDGLQDKSNKLHVYVIGATNKPWKLDEPFIRRFQRRIYIPPPDKKARLEIFKLYTRNLKLAPDVDLEKLAEMTEGYSASDIKDIVMEAHLRTIRELFEERGGEGDPRPITMEDFIAAIRSRRPSITPEMIRRYEEWYERFRG
- a CDS encoding phosphatase PAP2 family protein, coding for METPGKRRLRMLALLLLLGAMGEAAGCLAGSVAVCKVSSLLGEEALYMLVGLLIYTLGPSGFGLRLVASLVSVSSIVVALKVGLGMPRPPREHWLVEASGPGFPSGHAALSTAFWLVIAFYTRSPVLTAVGVLHVAAVSYSRVVLGVHYPVDVVGGILVAVALCVLCMLFWRRLDTLEYVSLAAAASTPLAGYAAATSPTYMSAVKLLGIDVGLLAAGLLLLPAKNWVLPVLENDKKTRARLAAAIYSFAWLALASMAEKVVAEPSPALIVAGYALFAFNTVVSRPLWSRYLGGKPP